A genomic region of Cannabis sativa cultivar Pink pepper isolate KNU-18-1 chromosome 1, ASM2916894v1, whole genome shotgun sequence contains the following coding sequences:
- the LOC115703848 gene encoding uncharacterized protein LOC115703848, with amino-acid sequence MASSSGVNNRGSEDVYSFQIEEEDLEELAVGNDGEEEGIDDRWCLVGRFLTNRLIDFDKMQNILASLWQPGMGMFVKKLEDNRFLFQFYHEVDIQRVINGSPWTYDRMQLIIERLPVGGDPNLLQLNDLDMWVQIHDVKPGCMTTSTVRGVGNTLGKFIESDPNNFIGVWRDYLRVRVTLDIRKPLRRRMKLTRDNGSWFWAHFKYERVPTFCFICGLIGHSERFCRRLFQQPIEQIVKPYGEFMRAVPQKSYKNIGARWLRNRGWQPEGVPEDNVPGQSSTHQPNMETIPSADIAENHATPNLAHKDGNNGMDNLMMEGDQGEEDMGVMEGEISGDIYGKNKAKGKLIEGSSGLVIFDNKKRKVEDGTMGHVGQAQQTSGLPKNFSLAGLGAGARQTL; translated from the coding sequence ATGGCTAGTTCAAGTGGTGTTAATAATAGAGGCAGTGAGGATGTCTACAGTTTTCAGATTGAAGAAGAGGACTTGGAAGAATTGGCAGTGGGGAACGATGGAGAGGAAGAGGGGATTGATGACAGATGGTGTCTGGTCGGAAGGTTTTTGACGAATCGGTTGATAGACTTCGATAAAATGCAGAACATTCTAGCTTCCTTATGGCAACCGGGAATGGGAATGTTTGTCAAAAAGTTAGAAGATAACCGCTTCTTATTTCAATTCTACCATGAAGTGGACATTCAAAGAGTTATAAATGGTAGTCCATGGACGTATGATCGAATGCAGCTGATTATTGAACGTTTACCAGTGGGAGGGGACCCTAATCTGTTGCAATTAAATGATCTTGATATGTGGGTTCAGATCCATGATGTAAAACCAGGATGTATGACCACAAGTACGGTTCGTGGAGTGGGAAATACTCTAGGAAAATTCATTGAGTCGGATCCTAATAATTTCATCGGTGTTTGGCGTGATTATCTCAGGGTTCGAGTTACTCTTGATATTAGGAAACCATTGAGGAGGCGTATGAAACTAACCCGTGACAATGGAAGCTGGTTTTGGGCACATTTCAAATATGAAAGGGTGCCAACCTTTTGTTTCATCTGTGGGTTGATTGGTCACTCCGAGAGGTTCTGTAGGCGTTTGTTCCAGCAGCCTATAGAGCAGATAGTGAAACCTTATGGAGAATTCATGAGGGCGGTACCACAGAAATCTTACAAGAACATCGGTGCAAGGTGGTTGCGCAATAGAGGGTGGCAGCCGGAAGGGGTACCTGAGGACAATGTACCTGGACAGAGCTCAACACATCAACCAAATATGGAAACAATACCTTCGGCTGACATAGCCGAAAATCATGCTACTCCAAATCTGGCTCATAAAGATGGAAATAATGGCATGGATAATTTGATGATGGAGGGGGATCAGGGGGAGGAAGATATGGGTGTTATGGAGGGAGAGATTAGTGGAGATATTTATGGCAAGAATAAAGCAAAAGGGAAACTCATTGAAGGCAGTTCGGGCTTGGTGATTTTTGACAATAAAAAGAGGAAGGTTGAGGATGGGACTATGGGACACGTGGGGCAGGCCCAACAAACAAGTGGGCTTCCAAAAAACTTTTCATTGGCGGGCCTTGGTGCTGGGGCTCGCCAGACATTATGA
- the LOC115706390 gene encoding uncharacterized protein LOC115706390 translates to MEEKEKKKNKKNSSSNKKQKHQHPNDQNTTKYSSDFSFKPCSDVKGVRFGGQFIVKSFTIRRARPLELLQLLSFPPNSTNINKSSNKVPFPSTVGFLPTNFTILAHHAWHTLTLGLGTKKSKVLLFVFESETMKASVDRLWPTEIPLGEVNKRLIRGLSGSEMARFKFRKGCITFYVYAVRRAGCLGFTCADDLRTILQSVVALKDFLDHTAMLALPNQRSISYATPPPPVAMAH, encoded by the coding sequence atggaagaaaaagagaagaaaaagaataagaagaacAGCAGTAGTAATAAGAAGCAAAAACACCAACACCCAAATGAtcaaaatacaacaaaatatagCTCAGATTTCTCTTTCAAACCCTGCTCCGACGTAAAGGGTGTCCGATTCGGTGGCCAGTTCATCGTTAAGTCTTTCACAATCCGCCGAGCCAGACCACTTGAGCTTCTCCAGCTTCTTTCTTTCCCTCCAAACAGTACTAATATTAATAAGAGTAGTAATAAGGTTCCTTTTCCTTCGACGGTGGGGTTTTTACCGACAAATTTCACGATCTTAGCCCATCACGCTTGGCACACCCTGACTTTGGGCCTGGGCACCAAGAAATCGAAGGTTCTGCTCTTCGTTTTCGAGTCTGAGACGATGAAGGCGAGCGTGGACCGACTGTGGCCAACAGAGATACCCCTGGGGGAAGTTAACAAGAGATTGATTAGGGGATTGAGCGGAAGCGAGATGGCCCGGTTCAAGTTCAGGAAAGGTTGTATTACTTTTTATGTTTACGCCGTTCGTAGAGCCGGTTGCCTGGGCTTCACTTGCGCCGATGACCTCCGTACCATCTTACAATCTGTTGTTGCTTTGAAAGATTTCTTGGATCATACGGCTATGCTTGCTTTGCCTAATCAGAGAAGTATTAGCTATGCTACTCCTCCTCCCCCGGTCGCCATGGCTCATTAA